GATGTCGCGCTGTTCGTAATCGCGAAAGTCGTCTTCGCGGGGGGCTTGCTTGCGGCCGTTCATCGTCATCTCCGTCGCTTGTATGCCTGAAGAGGTTCGAACCGATCCGCCCGCCCATTGTTCCGCCGTGCCGGAACCATTTGCCGCAAGGCCGGTTTCTTCCGCATCGAGACAACCAGGGAGCGCATCATGCCAATCACCTATCATGTCGTGCCGCACGAAGACGGCTGGGCCTACCGGCTGGACGACGTCTTTTCCGAGACATTCCCCAATCATGCCGAAGCGCTCGCGGCCGCCCGCCTTGCGGCCGAACGGCACGAAAGAAGCGACGAGGACCGCTTCATCTCCTATGAGGACGAAGATGGCCGGTGGC
The Shinella zoogloeoides DNA segment above includes these coding regions:
- a CDS encoding DUF2188 domain-containing protein — translated: MMPITYHVVPHEDGWAYRLDDVFSETFPNHAEALAAARLAAERHERSDEDRFISYEDEDGRWHNEVAAGRDRPETEVEDSAETATDDPPA